Proteins encoded in a region of the Streptomyces sp. PCS3-D2 genome:
- the fabI gene encoding enoyl-ACP reductase FabI produces the protein MSGILEGKRILITGVLMESSIAFHTARLAQEQGAEVILTAWPRPSLTERIAKKLPKPVKVIELDVTNDEHLARLEGLVRDELGGLDGVVHSIGFAPQDALGGNFLNTPFESVATAMHVSAFSLKSLTMACKPLFPAEGGAVVGLTFDAQFAWPQYDWMGPAKAALEATSRYLARDLGKENIRCNLVSAGPIGSMAAKSIPGFGELAEVWNTRSMLEWDMSDPEPTGRGVVALLSDWFPKTTGEIVHVDGGVHAMGA, from the coding sequence ATGAGCGGAATTCTCGAGGGCAAGCGCATCCTCATCACGGGTGTGCTGATGGAGTCCTCCATCGCCTTCCACACGGCCAGGCTGGCGCAGGAGCAGGGCGCCGAGGTCATCCTCACCGCGTGGCCCCGCCCCTCGCTGACGGAGCGCATCGCGAAGAAGCTGCCCAAGCCGGTCAAGGTGATCGAGCTCGACGTCACCAACGACGAGCACCTGGCCCGCCTGGAGGGACTCGTCCGCGACGAGCTCGGCGGCCTCGACGGCGTCGTGCACTCCATCGGCTTCGCGCCGCAGGACGCGCTCGGCGGCAACTTCCTGAACACGCCGTTCGAGTCGGTCGCCACCGCCATGCACGTCTCGGCGTTCTCTCTGAAGTCGCTGACCATGGCCTGCAAGCCGCTCTTCCCGGCGGAGGGCGGGGCCGTCGTCGGCCTCACCTTCGACGCGCAGTTCGCCTGGCCGCAGTACGACTGGATGGGCCCGGCCAAGGCCGCCCTGGAGGCCACCAGCCGGTACCTCGCCCGCGACCTGGGCAAGGAGAACATCCGCTGCAACCTGGTCTCGGCCGGTCCGATCGGCTCCATGGCCGCGAAGTCCATTCCGGGATTCGGCGAGCTGGCCGAGGTCTGGAACACCCGCTCCATGCTGGAGTGGGACATGAGCGACCCGGAGCCGACCGGCCGCGGCGTCGTCGCCCTGCTGTCGGACTGGTTCCCGAAGACCACGGGTGAGATCGTCCACGTGGACGGCGGCGTCCACGCGATGGGTGCCTGA
- a CDS encoding TldD/PmbA family protein, whose amino-acid sequence MPHSIDAAFTALPLRALADAALARARALGADHADFRLERIRSASWRLRDAKPSGGSDTTDLGYAVRVVHAGSWGFASGVDLTMDGAARVASQAVAMAKLSAQVLRAAGSDERVELAEEPVHADQTWISAYEVNPFEVPDAEKAALLADWSSRLLAADGVAHVDASLLAVHENKFYADTAGTTTTQQRVRIHPQLTAVAVNGTTGEFDSMRTIAPPAGRGWEYLTGTGWDWNAELEEIPGLLAEKMRAPSVQAGRYDLVVDPSNLWLTIHESIGHATELDRALGYEAAYAGTSFATFDQLGKLRYGSPIMNVTGDRTAEHGLATVGFDDEGVQAQSWDLVKDGTLVGYQLDRRIARLTGLGRSNGCAFADSPGHVPVQRMANVSLQPDPGGLSTEDLIGGVERGIYVVGDRSWSIDMQRYNFQFTGQRFFRIENGRLAGQLRDVAYQATTTDFWGSMEKVGGPQTYVLGGAFNCGKAQPGQVAAVSHGCPSALFRDVNILNTTQEAGR is encoded by the coding sequence GTGCCCCATTCCATCGACGCGGCCTTCACCGCGCTGCCCCTGCGGGCGCTCGCCGACGCGGCGCTCGCCCGGGCCCGCGCGCTGGGTGCCGACCATGCCGACTTCCGGCTGGAGCGGATCCGCAGCGCCTCGTGGCGGCTGCGTGACGCCAAGCCCTCCGGCGGGTCCGACACCACCGACCTCGGCTACGCGGTCCGGGTCGTACACGCCGGCAGCTGGGGCTTCGCCTCCGGCGTGGACCTGACCATGGACGGCGCCGCCAGGGTGGCCTCCCAGGCCGTGGCCATGGCGAAGCTGTCCGCGCAGGTGCTCAGGGCCGCCGGTTCGGACGAGCGCGTGGAGCTCGCCGAGGAGCCGGTGCACGCGGACCAGACGTGGATCTCCGCCTACGAGGTGAACCCCTTCGAGGTGCCGGACGCGGAGAAGGCCGCGCTGCTCGCCGACTGGAGCTCCCGTCTTCTGGCGGCCGACGGCGTGGCGCACGTGGACGCGTCGCTGCTCGCCGTACACGAGAACAAGTTCTACGCCGACACCGCGGGCACCACGACCACGCAGCAGCGGGTCCGGATCCACCCGCAGCTCACGGCGGTCGCGGTGAACGGCACGACGGGCGAGTTCGACTCGATGCGCACCATCGCCCCACCCGCCGGCCGCGGCTGGGAGTACCTGACGGGCACCGGCTGGGACTGGAACGCCGAGCTGGAGGAGATCCCCGGCCTGCTCGCCGAGAAGATGCGGGCACCGAGCGTGCAGGCCGGGCGTTACGACCTGGTGGTCGATCCGTCCAACCTGTGGCTCACCATCCACGAGTCGATCGGCCACGCCACCGAGCTCGACCGGGCGCTGGGCTACGAGGCGGCGTACGCGGGCACCTCCTTCGCCACCTTCGACCAGCTCGGCAAGCTCAGGTACGGCTCTCCGATCATGAACGTGACGGGCGACCGCACCGCCGAGCACGGGCTGGCCACCGTCGGCTTCGACGACGAGGGCGTCCAGGCGCAGAGCTGGGACCTGGTCAAGGACGGCACCCTGGTCGGCTACCAGCTCGACCGGCGGATCGCGAGGCTGACCGGCCTCGGACGTTCCAACGGCTGCGCCTTCGCCGACTCCCCCGGGCACGTGCCCGTCCAGCGGATGGCGAACGTGTCCCTCCAGCCGGACCCCGGCGGACTGTCGACCGAGGACCTCATCGGCGGCGTGGAACGCGGGATCTACGTGGTCGGCGACCGCTCCTGGTCGATCGACATGCAGCGCTACAACTTCCAGTTCACCGGGCAGCGGTTCTTCCGGATCGAGAACGGCAGGCTGGCCGGGCAGCTGCGGGACGTGGCCTACCAGGCCACCACCACCGACTTCTGGGGCTCGATGGAGAAGGTCGGGGGCCCGCAGACCTATGTCCTGGGCGGCGCCTTCAACTGCGGCAAGGCCCAGCCGGGCCAGGTCGCGGCGGTCTCGCACGGCTGCCCGTCCGCGCTGTTCCGCGACGTGAACATCCTGAACACCACGCAGGAGGCCGGCCGATGA
- a CDS encoding streptophobe family protein, which produces MHRIRWGDVVLSAVAAVGWSLIVMAGVAGLGLRLLGADAAGGSLGPMTAAVVVLAVGGTVDPSGDVSVFGVAGAGAETSLDVMPLGVSLAGALVLAGVFLRSLRAGEGPGGTAARVVAFTALLVATAGGLAWAGHDVVTLDGVSPPSPPVRIEVPGVGDIGGLLPDRVGDLIEARTRVGFSVATGPTLLGAGLWALAVLAVALLVSRRGPAALARLRPAASAVVTVLLVAVAAGLAAAVWAAAGDEHPRRVLGAALLGAPNGSWLGVLLGLSVPLRGVATGSSARLLPDPLDDLLSASAREPVTVARLAEYDGRAWLLVVGVSVLLLAAGVLAAVRTPGRGVAGCAVRLGAVTGVALVVLVRLTRLSADASLAVLGVDLVDAGVELRGDVPYALLLGSVWGAAAGAAGAVLAGRRRPAEVRAAGGTGGPAPVDPGAPTAPYGTGPGGTGARGAREVPGAPPGWAVPYLDPDASWDVTVTGIPPRPPRRTPPPQRPPFTPPPPPGAPPPPKPPMPPGPPVPPR; this is translated from the coding sequence ATGCACCGCATCCGCTGGGGAGACGTGGTCCTGTCCGCCGTGGCCGCCGTGGGCTGGTCCCTGATCGTGATGGCGGGGGTGGCCGGCCTGGGTCTGCGCCTGCTGGGGGCGGACGCCGCCGGGGGTTCGCTGGGGCCGATGACGGCCGCGGTGGTGGTTCTCGCCGTCGGTGGAACCGTGGACCCCTCGGGTGACGTCTCGGTGTTCGGAGTTGCCGGGGCGGGGGCCGAAACCTCCCTGGACGTCATGCCCTTGGGCGTGTCACTGGCCGGCGCCCTGGTGCTGGCCGGGGTGTTCCTGCGGTCGCTGCGGGCCGGGGAGGGTCCGGGCGGGACGGCGGCCAGGGTCGTGGCGTTCACGGCGCTGCTCGTCGCGACGGCGGGCGGGCTGGCATGGGCCGGGCACGACGTGGTCACCCTCGACGGTGTGTCACCGCCGAGCCCCCCGGTGCGGATCGAGGTGCCAGGGGTCGGGGACATCGGCGGGCTCCTCCCGGACCGCGTCGGCGACCTGATCGAGGCACGGACCCGGGTGGGCTTCTCCGTGGCGACCGGGCCGACACTGCTGGGCGCGGGCCTGTGGGCGCTCGCGGTGCTGGCGGTGGCGCTGCTGGTCTCGCGGCGCGGACCCGCCGCGCTGGCCCGACTGCGTCCCGCCGCCTCGGCGGTGGTGACGGTGCTGCTGGTCGCGGTGGCGGCGGGGCTGGCCGCCGCGGTGTGGGCGGCGGCGGGCGACGAACACCCCCGGCGGGTGCTGGGCGCAGCGCTGCTGGGCGCACCGAACGGGAGCTGGCTGGGGGTGCTGCTGGGGCTGTCGGTACCGCTGCGCGGCGTGGCCACGGGCAGTTCGGCACGGCTGCTGCCCGATCCGCTGGACGACCTCCTGTCGGCCTCGGCACGGGAGCCCGTGACGGTGGCCCGGCTCGCGGAGTACGACGGGCGGGCCTGGCTGCTGGTCGTGGGGGTCTCGGTGCTGCTGCTCGCCGCGGGTGTGCTGGCGGCCGTACGGACACCGGGACGCGGCGTCGCGGGGTGCGCGGTGCGGCTGGGCGCGGTGACCGGGGTGGCCCTGGTGGTGCTGGTGCGGCTGACGCGGCTGTCGGCGGACGCCTCGCTGGCGGTGCTGGGCGTGGACCTGGTGGACGCCGGGGTGGAGCTGCGGGGGGACGTCCCCTACGCCCTGCTGCTGGGCTCGGTGTGGGGTGCCGCGGCCGGTGCGGCCGGTGCGGTGCTGGCGGGCCGGAGGCGGCCGGCGGAGGTCCGGGCCGCGGGCGGTACCGGGGGGCCGGCCCCGGTGGATCCCGGCGCGCCCACGGCCCCGTACGGGACGGGTCCTGGCGGGACGGGCGCGCGGGGTGCGCGTGAGGTGCCGGGTGCGCCGCCGGGGTGGGCGGTGCCGTACCTGGACCCGGACGCCTCCTGGGACGTGACGGTCACCGGCATCCCCCCTCGCCCGCCCCGCCGCACCCCGCCCCCGCAGCGGCCGCCGTTCACCCCACCGCCCCCGCCGGGCGCCCCGCCGCCGCCGAAGCCGCCGATGCCGCCGGGGCCGCCGGTCCCGCCGCGCTGA
- a CDS encoding SGM_5486 family transporter-associated protein produces the protein MSPVLEPNPEGGRRKLGLVLGAMLVVSVIISVIATIASP, from the coding sequence ATGTCACCCGTACTCGAACCGAACCCGGAGGGCGGCCGCAGGAAGCTCGGCCTCGTCCTCGGCGCCATGCTCGTCGTATCCGTGATCATCTCCGTGATCGCGACGATCGCCTCGCCGTGA
- a CDS encoding MFS transporter, whose translation MSDEETKTLHRPAAAAAAVATPHAPAPPAWLGPVLIVGIVLAALNLRPAITSLGALFEETRAGLGMSGTVAGLITSVPALCFAVFGVTAPRLSRRFGPVAVVCAGMAAVAAGLLIRPFAAGAAGFLAASALSLAGIALTNVLLPVIVKRYFPDRVGTMTGLYSMALAAGTSLAAAATVPLTEALGGSWRTGLLMWASLAVVAVLLWLPIARAAARADRPRDAAGSGANAAAGSDAGPRVVRSRTAWALACYFGLQATGAYITMGWLPQIFRDAGVSASTAGVLLAVTMVMGVPLAFVIPGLAGRMRNQGAIAATLGVFGLVGYLGLFSAPAAGAWAWALLLGVSNCAFPLVITMIGLRAKSPAGVVRLSAFAQSTGYLISIPGPLVIGALYQHSGGWDLPLALMAGLLVPQIALGVLAGRDRTIEDECGMRD comes from the coding sequence ATGTCCGACGAAGAGACCAAGACGCTCCACCGGCCCGCCGCGGCAGCCGCCGCCGTCGCCACCCCGCACGCGCCGGCCCCGCCGGCCTGGCTCGGCCCCGTGCTCATCGTCGGAATCGTGCTGGCCGCCCTCAACCTGCGCCCCGCCATCACCAGCCTCGGCGCCCTCTTCGAGGAGACCCGGGCCGGTCTGGGCATGAGCGGCACCGTCGCGGGCCTGATCACCTCCGTCCCGGCCCTGTGCTTCGCGGTCTTCGGTGTCACCGCGCCCCGGCTCTCCCGCCGCTTCGGCCCGGTCGCCGTCGTCTGCGCGGGCATGGCCGCCGTCGCCGCCGGGCTGCTGATCCGCCCCTTCGCGGCCGGCGCCGCCGGGTTCCTGGCCGCCAGCGCCCTGTCCCTGGCCGGCATCGCCCTCACCAACGTCCTGCTCCCGGTGATCGTCAAGCGCTACTTCCCGGACCGGGTCGGCACCATGACCGGCCTCTACTCCATGGCCCTGGCCGCCGGTACCTCGCTCGCCGCCGCCGCGACCGTCCCGCTGACCGAGGCCCTCGGCGGCAGCTGGCGCACCGGCCTGCTGATGTGGGCCTCCCTCGCCGTGGTCGCCGTACTGCTGTGGCTGCCCATCGCGCGCGCCGCCGCTCGTGCCGACCGGCCCCGGGACGCCGCCGGCTCCGGCGCGAATGCCGCCGCAGGGAGCGACGCGGGCCCGCGGGTCGTCCGTAGCCGCACCGCCTGGGCCCTGGCCTGCTACTTCGGTCTCCAGGCCACGGGCGCCTACATCACCATGGGCTGGCTCCCGCAGATCTTCCGCGACGCCGGGGTCTCCGCCTCCACCGCCGGCGTGCTGCTCGCCGTCACCATGGTCATGGGCGTACCGCTCGCCTTCGTCATCCCCGGCCTGGCCGGCCGCATGAGGAACCAGGGCGCCATCGCGGCAACCCTCGGCGTCTTCGGCCTCGTCGGCTACCTCGGACTCTTCTCGGCCCCCGCGGCCGGAGCCTGGGCATGGGCCCTCCTGCTCGGCGTCTCCAACTGCGCCTTCCCCCTCGTCATCACCATGATCGGACTGCGCGCCAAGTCCCCGGCGGGCGTGGTCAGGCTCTCCGCCTTCGCGCAGAGCACCGGCTACCTCATCTCCATCCCCGGCCCGCTCGTCATCGGCGCCCTCTACCAGCACAGCGGAGGCTGGGACCTGCCGCTCGCCCTGATGGCCGGCCTGCTCGTACCGCAGATCGCCCTCGGCGTCCTCGCGGGCAGGGACCGCACGATCGAGGACGAATGCGGCATGCGAGACTGA
- a CDS encoding FadR/GntR family transcriptional regulator, with translation MPLTSPRRSALVDQVIAQLRNQITSGEWPVGSRIPTEPELVELMGVARNTVREAVRALAHNGLLDIRQGSGTYVIATSELAGVMHRRFAGAEPRHIAELRSTLESSAARLAAERRTERDLLQLDALLARREEAWAGGNAELFVAADVSLHMAVVTASHNDVLIELYADLGELVADWLRADVGAVLDPAAHLDHTRLIEAIRRGDGDAAASEAAGYPFVCLGKEAGRTEEAGRTEEAGRTEEPVGAQGPGDAQGGPVTAAGG, from the coding sequence ATGCCGCTGACCTCGCCCCGGCGCTCCGCGCTCGTCGATCAGGTGATCGCCCAGTTGCGCAACCAGATCACCTCCGGCGAGTGGCCGGTCGGCTCGCGCATCCCCACCGAGCCGGAGCTCGTGGAGCTGATGGGAGTCGCCCGCAACACCGTGCGCGAGGCCGTGCGCGCGCTGGCGCACAACGGCCTGCTCGACATCCGGCAGGGCTCGGGTACGTACGTCATCGCGACCAGCGAGCTGGCCGGCGTCATGCACCGCCGCTTCGCCGGGGCAGAGCCGAGGCACATCGCCGAGCTCCGCTCCACGCTGGAGTCCTCAGCGGCCCGGCTGGCCGCGGAGCGCCGCACGGAACGGGACCTGCTCCAGCTGGACGCCCTGCTGGCGCGCCGCGAGGAGGCCTGGGCGGGCGGGAACGCGGAGCTCTTCGTGGCGGCGGACGTGAGTCTGCACATGGCGGTGGTGACGGCCTCGCACAACGACGTGCTGATCGAGCTGTACGCGGACCTCGGCGAGCTGGTCGCCGACTGGCTGCGGGCCGACGTGGGCGCCGTGCTGGACCCCGCAGCCCATCTCGACCACACCCGACTGATCGAGGCGATCCGGCGCGGGGACGGGGACGCGGCGGCTTCGGAGGCCGCGGGCTATCCGTTCGTCTGCCTCGGCAAGGAGGCCGGGCGGACCGAGGAGGCCGGGCGGACCGAGGAGGCCGGGCGGACCGAGGAGCCCGTGGGCGCCCAGGGGCCCGGGGACGCCCAGGGGGGTCCGGTCACGGCCGCCGGTGGCTGA
- the serB gene encoding phosphoserine phosphatase SerB has translation MSASQTSDVPTLLVKIFGKDRPGITAGLFDTLAAYSVDVVDIEQVVTRGRIVLCALVTKPVGGTEGDLRATVHSWAESHKLQAEILSGTGDNRPRGSGRSHVTVLGHPLTAESTAAIAAEITGAGGNIDRIFRLAKYPVTAVEFAVSGVETEPLRTALATAASHIGVDIAVVSAGLHRRAQRLVVMDVDSTLIQDEVIELFAAHAGCEAEVAEVTERAMRGELDFEQSLHARVALLAGLDASVVDKVRAEVQLTPGARTLIRTLKRLGYQVGVVSGGFTQVTDDLRERLGLDFASANTLEIVDGKLTGKVTGEIVDRAGKARLLRRFAAEADVPLSQTVAIGDGANDLDMLNAAGLGVAFNAKPVVREAAHTAVNVPFLDAVLYLLGITREEIEAADLA, from the coding sequence ATGAGCGCATCGCAGACCTCCGACGTCCCCACCCTCCTCGTCAAGATCTTCGGCAAGGACCGTCCCGGGATCACCGCCGGGCTGTTCGACACCCTCGCCGCCTACTCCGTCGACGTCGTCGACATCGAGCAGGTCGTCACCCGTGGCCGCATCGTCCTGTGCGCCCTCGTCACCAAGCCCGTCGGCGGCACCGAGGGCGACCTGCGGGCCACCGTCCACAGCTGGGCCGAATCGCACAAGCTGCAGGCCGAGATCCTGTCCGGCACCGGCGACAACCGGCCGCGCGGCAGCGGCCGGTCCCACGTCACCGTGCTCGGACATCCGCTCACCGCCGAGTCCACGGCCGCCATCGCCGCGGAAATCACCGGGGCCGGCGGCAACATCGACCGTATCTTTCGCCTCGCCAAGTACCCCGTGACCGCGGTGGAGTTCGCCGTCTCCGGGGTGGAGACGGAACCGCTGCGCACCGCACTGGCCACGGCCGCCTCGCACATCGGCGTGGACATCGCCGTGGTCTCGGCCGGTCTGCACCGCCGGGCGCAGCGGCTGGTCGTCATGGACGTGGACTCCACGCTCATCCAGGACGAGGTCATCGAGCTCTTCGCCGCCCACGCCGGGTGCGAGGCCGAGGTCGCCGAGGTCACCGAGCGGGCCATGCGCGGGGAGCTGGACTTCGAGCAGTCGCTGCACGCCCGGGTGGCGCTGCTGGCGGGCCTGGACGCGTCCGTCGTCGACAAGGTCCGCGCCGAGGTGCAGCTGACGCCGGGCGCTCGGACCCTGATCCGCACGCTCAAGCGGCTCGGCTACCAGGTGGGCGTGGTCTCGGGCGGCTTCACCCAGGTGACGGACGACCTGCGGGAGCGGCTGGGGCTGGACTTCGCCTCCGCCAACACCCTGGAGATCGTCGACGGGAAGCTGACGGGCAAGGTCACCGGGGAGATCGTGGACCGGGCGGGCAAGGCCCGGCTGCTGCGCCGCTTCGCCGCGGAGGCCGACGTACCGCTGTCCCAGACGGTGGCCATCGGCGACGGCGCCAACGACCTGGACATGCTGAACGCGGCCGGGCTCGGCGTGGCCTTCAACGCCAAGCCGGTGGTCCGGGAGGCCGCGCACACCGCGGTGAACGTGCCCTTCCTCGACGCGGTGCTGTATCTGCTCGGGATCACCCGCGAGGAGATCGAGGCCGCCGACCTGGCCTGA
- a CDS encoding histidine phosphatase family protein, producing the protein MSADTPRRIALLRHAKADWPDVSDHDRPLAERGRKDAPAVGLKLAETGIVFDLALCSTAARTRETWKLAVQEMPHRPKTHYEERIYDASPGELIALLNETSDEVSDLLVIGHNPGMHALADALAGRAEGDTLARMTRTGFPTAALAVVSFTGSWKSLEHGVGTLLDYWTPKGH; encoded by the coding sequence ATGAGCGCAGACACACCCCGCAGGATCGCCCTCCTCCGGCATGCCAAGGCCGACTGGCCCGATGTGTCCGACCACGACCGTCCGCTGGCGGAACGGGGCCGCAAGGACGCGCCGGCCGTCGGTCTGAAGCTCGCCGAGACCGGCATCGTCTTCGACCTGGCCCTCTGCTCGACCGCGGCCCGCACCCGCGAGACCTGGAAGCTCGCCGTCCAGGAGATGCCGCACCGGCCGAAGACCCACTACGAGGAGCGGATCTACGACGCCTCGCCGGGCGAGCTCATCGCCCTGCTGAACGAGACCTCCGACGAGGTCTCCGACCTCCTCGTCATCGGCCACAACCCCGGCATGCACGCCCTCGCCGACGCCCTCGCCGGGCGCGCGGAGGGCGACACCCTGGCGCGGATGACCCGTACGGGGTTCCCGACCGCTGCGCTCGCCGTCGTCTCCTTCACCGGATCGTGGAAGTCCCTGGAGCACGGGGTGGGCACCCTGCTGGACTACTGGACCCCCAAGGGGCACTGA
- the fabG gene encoding 3-oxoacyl-[acyl-carrier-protein] reductase, translating into MSRSVLVTGGNRGIGLAIARAFAEAGDKVAITYRSGEPPQALTELGVLAVRCDITDSEQVEQAYKQIEDAHGAVEVLVANAGITKDTLLMRMSEEDFASVVDTNLTGTFRVVKRANRGMLRAKKGRVVLISSVVGLLGSAGQANYAASKAALVGFARSLARELGSRNITFNVVAPGFVDTDMTKVLTDEQRAGIVAQVPLARYAQPEEIAAAVRFLASDDAAYITGAVIPVDGGLGMGH; encoded by the coding sequence TTGAGCCGCTCGGTTCTCGTCACCGGAGGAAACCGGGGCATCGGCCTCGCCATCGCCCGAGCCTTCGCGGAGGCCGGCGACAAGGTCGCGATCACATACCGGTCGGGTGAGCCGCCGCAGGCGCTCACCGAGCTCGGTGTCCTGGCGGTGCGCTGCGACATCACCGACTCCGAGCAGGTGGAGCAGGCCTACAAGCAGATCGAGGACGCGCACGGCGCGGTCGAGGTGCTCGTGGCCAACGCCGGCATCACCAAGGACACGCTGCTGATGCGGATGTCCGAGGAGGACTTCGCCTCCGTGGTCGACACCAACCTCACCGGCACGTTCCGGGTGGTCAAGCGTGCGAACCGCGGCATGCTCCGCGCCAAGAAGGGCCGGGTCGTCCTGATCTCCTCGGTGGTCGGGCTCCTCGGCTCGGCGGGGCAGGCGAACTACGCCGCCTCCAAGGCCGCGCTGGTCGGCTTCGCCCGCTCGCTCGCCCGCGAGCTGGGCTCCCGCAACATCACCTTCAACGTCGTCGCGCCCGGGTTCGTGGACACCGACATGACGAAGGTGCTCACCGACGAGCAGCGTGCGGGGATCGTGGCGCAGGTGCCGCTGGCCCGCTACGCGCAGCCCGAGGAGATCGCGGCAGCCGTCCGCTTCCTGGCGTCCGACGACGCCGCGTACATCACCGGAGCCGTCATTCCCGTTGACGGCGGATTGGGCATGGGTCACTGA